A region from the Misgurnus anguillicaudatus chromosome 7, ASM2758022v2, whole genome shotgun sequence genome encodes:
- the shprh gene encoding E3 ubiquitin-protein ligase SHPRH, whose protein sequence is MSSRRKRAPPVRVDEEAKRRLNWNMHEDRRDEGDFEVVQETFPTTSDSCHSPSVEISLHEKGEGGPSEEGPSCSIQDSVPDTTELSVMPLSALDQSWNALIGEFNLYPKIPIELGDNIISLQQTGNRLSLNVNCQEPGVEGGSGGPVSPLPVDCSFGGLLLEDLDWLQKRKIINVCHTSGDRSVKLKIFLLDSGIGRPEFLSEGSGRIKKANQLLQKLMEFFYDFIIPEVMENEEEECDTDLERQNVEELYDYVRHLHQTEASEPSFDVQHPSLIPVLRAYQSQAVNWMLKREKYNSSSPQGQRLHFLWREAVTVCGKKLFYNPYTGCLIREFPLAGLDWPGGILADEMGLGKTVEVLALILCNTRKNLEHGTLKLPVGQSVNYFVPPPPLERQRSIVHEVRPKEKIVYPAVREMLLTAIQEMKVGKGASINAIFTYLRTAYKYDTLKNRNHIKKILSKLISENIVEQIKGRGLAGSFKLGKNYKEKKKKPATSQTKSTETATFRRTSPRVSGHEKDTTMTSYTTASDSEDTMSSMEPPLLTEELKTEPKSLLESKYPADHSSTNSEYSQHKTSGDITDEDDKETTTCLQEVFKIENTDTELSKKPEPETPTRASVIPFNTPDYRFECICGELGLVDYKARVQCLNCMLWQHAECVNYKEENLETTPFYCPHCLVAMTPVSTGATLIISPSSICHQWVDEINRHIHASSLRVLVYQGVKRHGFIQPHILAEQDVVITTYDVLRTELNYVDIPHSNSKDGRRFRNQKRYMAVPSPLVAVEWWRVCLDEAQMVECTTAKAAEMALRLTSVNRWCVSGTPVQRGLEDLYGLVLFLGVDPYWVKYWWDQLLYRPYRHGNTGPLYNVIGQLLWRSAKKDVIDQIQIPPQTEEVHWLNFSPVEGHFYHRQHEVCSQDALLKLRKISDWSLKLGSLDRRTVSTILYPLLRLRQACCHPQAVRGEFLPFQKSTMTMEELLKSLQKKCRVECEEAHRQLVCALNGLAGIHIIRGEFLDAVEMYREVLRSSEEHKDRLKTDSLQRLHATHNLMELLNAKHPGIPPTLRDDRLKDEAEQLKQHYMAKVNSEVSEAHQNLQPVLQHIKELKRKVNLRSPWWLDVTQQTIQHSIDDDLVSRIQNELSCSYKQEANKLSLADKFRDARGLQFLLGTQMDDLMKSQKTVQDAVKKLEGPPSQQVIEESTLCHLRPLRLPLNNCVFCKADELFTDYESKLFSHTVKGQTAIFEEMIEDEDGLVDDRLPTTSRGLWAASETERALKAILSFAKIRRMESGLIEEGNAFMELFEYWKKEYKLLHEYWMSLRDHVSAIDELGMATERLRVRLPDEPKPKVLHIIEPHEVEQNRIKLINDRAVAKSQLQKKLGQFLYLTNLEKSQDKSTGGLNPEPCPICARPLGQEWAVLTCGHCFCNECIAIIVEQYSVGNRRRAIKCAICRQTTSHSEISYVFTTQSADEGKDIPVKGSHSTKVEAVVRVLKKIQMTDPGAKSLVFSTWQGVLDIIAKALFDNNMEFAQINGIHKFQENLSAFKYEEKINILLLPLHTGSNGLNIIEATHVLLVEPILNPAHELQAIGRVHRIGQTKRTFVHRFLIKSTIEERMQAMLKTAEKTHSSAPMKHSEASVFTVADLAELFTEDGEALE, encoded by the exons ATGAGCAGCAGAAGAAAACGCGCGCCACCCGTGCGCGTGGACGAGGAGGCCAAGAGGAGACTGAACTGGAATATGCATGAAGATCGAAGAGATGAAGGAGACTTTGAAGTAGTTCAGGAGACATTCCCAACAACATCTGACAGCTGTCACTCTCCATCTGTGGAGATCAGCCTGCATG AGAAGGGAGAAGGAGGACCATCAGAAGAGGGACCAAGCTGCTCCATACAGGATTCAGTCCCAGATACCACAGAACTGAGCGTGATGCCTCTTTCTGCTTTGGATCAAAGCTGGAACGCACTGATTGGAGAGTTTAATCTCTATCCAAAGATTCCCATTGAACTTGGAGACAATATAATTTCCCTTCAGCAAACAGGTAACAGACTGAGTCTAAATGTAAATTGTCAGGAACCAGGGGTTGAGGGGGGCAGCGGCGGTCCCGTCAGCCCTTTGCCGGTGGATTGTTCTTTTGGTGGATTATTGTTGGAGGATCTGGACTGGCTACAGAAGAGGAAGATCATTAATGTGTGTCACACATCAGGAGATAGATCAGTGAAG CTGAAAATATTTCTTCTCGATTCGGGAATAGGAAGACCAGAATTTCTCAGTGAAGGAAGCGGACGAATCAAAAAAGCAAACCAACTTCTGCAGAAACTAATGGAGTTTTTCTATGACTTCATAATCCCTG AAGTGATGGAGAACGAGGAGGAGGAGTGTGACACAGATCTAGAACGTCAGAACGTCGAGGAGCTGTATGATTACGTCAGACATCTCCACCAGACGGAGGCATCCGAGCCGAGTTTCGACGTCCAGCACCCGAGTCTCATTCCTGTGCTGAGAGCCTATCAGAGTCAAGCGGTCAACTGGATGCTGAAGAGAGAAAAATACAACAGCAGCAGCCCTCAAG GACAAAGATTGCACTTTCTTTGGCGAGAAGCGGTCACTGTTTGTGGCAAAAAACTCTTTTATAATCCATACACTGGATG CTTGATCCGAGAGTTTCCTCTAGCTGGTCTTGACTGGCCCGGTGGGATCCTTGCTGATGAAATGGGGCTTGGGAAAACTGTGGAAGTACTGGCTCTTATTCTGTGTAACACCCGGAAAAACCTGGAGCATGGCACTCTCAAGTTGCCTGTG GGACAATCTGTGAATTATTTTGTCCCTCCACCTCCACTAGAAAGACAAAGATCCATTGTGCATGAAGTGAGACCAAAAGAGAAGATCGTATATCCAG CTGTTCGTGAGATGTTGTTGACCGCGATACAAGAAATGAAAGTTGGAAAGGGAGCATCAATCAATGCCATTTTCACCTATTTAAGGACAGCGTACAAGTATGACACCCTAAAGAACCGAAACCACATAAAGAAAATCCTGAGCAAACTCATAAGCGAGAACATCGTGGAGCAGATCAAAGGACGAGGGTTAGCAGGATCCTTCAAACTGGGGAAAAACtacaaagaaaagaaaaagaaacctGCCACCTCTCAAACT AAGTCAACAGAAACAGCCACCTTTAGGAGAACATCTCCACGTGTTTCTGGTCATGAGAAAGACACAACAATGACCTCCTACACCACAGCATCAGATTCTGAAGATACAATGAGCAGCATGGAGCCTCCTCTCCTCACAGAGGAACTAAAAACCGAACCAAAATCTCTTCTGGAGTCAAAGTACCCAGCCGACCACAGCAGCACCAACTCAGAGTACTCGCAACACAAGACCTCAGGagatatcacagatgaagatGATAAAGAAACAACCACGTGTCTTCAAGAAGTCTTCAAGATTGAAAATACAGATACAGAGCTTTCCAAAAAACCAGAACCCGAAACCCCGACCAGAGCGTCTGTGATCCCGTTCAACACACCGGATTACCGATTCGAGTGCATCTGTGGAGAGCTGGGCCTGGTGGATTATAAGGCTCGGGTCCAGTGCCTAAACTGTATGTTGTGGCAACACGCCGAGTGTGTGAATTATAAAGAGGAGAACCTGGAAACCACACCGTTTTACTGCCCTCACTGTTTAGTGGCCATGACGCCGGTGTCCACCGGTGCCACCCTGATCATCTCACCCAGCTCCATCTGTCACCAGTGGGTGGATGAAATAAACCGGCACATCCACGCTTCATCCCTCAGAGTTCTG GTGTACCAGGGTGTGAAGAGACACGGTTTCATCCAGCCGCACATTTTGGCTGAGCAGGATGTGGTCATCACAACGTACGACGTGCTGCGTACTGAACTGAATTATGTCGACATTCCTCACAGCAATAGCAAAGATGGCCGCCGATTCCGCAACCAGAAGCGCTACATGGCGGTACCGAGCCCTCTGGTGGCCGTGGAGTGGTGGCGCGTCTGCCTGGATGAGGCTCAGATGGTGGAGTGCACAACAGCAAAG GCTGCAGAAATGGCCTTGCGTCTTACGTCTGTCAATCGTTGGTGTGTCAGTGGAACTCCTGTACAAAGAGGATTGGAAG ATTTGTATGGTCTCGTGCTGTTTTTGGGAGTCGATCCTTACTGGGTCAAGTATTGGTGGGACCAGTTGCTCTATCGTCCGTATCGCCACGGCAACACCGGCCCTCTCTACAATGTCATCGGTCAACTACTGTGGCGATCTGCCAAAAAAGATGTCATTGATCAG ATCCAGATTCCCCCTCAGACCGAAGAGGTCCACTGGCTGAACTTCTCCCCTGTAGAAGGACATTTTTATCACCGACAGCATGAGGTTTGTTCCCAGGATGCTCTTCTCAAGCTGAGGAAGATCTCTGATTGGTCACTGAAGCTGGGCAGTTTGGACCGGCGTACGGTCTCGACTATACTGTACCCGCTGCTGCGTCTGCGTCAGGCCTGCTGTCACCCGCAAGCCGTCAGAGGAGAATTTCTGCCTTTTCAGAAAAG CACAATGACTATGGAGGAGTTGTTGAAGTCCCTGCAGAAGAAATGTCGTGTGGAGTGTGAAGAAGCCCACAGGCAGCTGGTTTGTGCTCTCAACGGTCTGGCAGGAATCCACATCATCAGAG GTGAGTTTTTGGATGCGGTGGAGATGTACAGAGAGGTGCTCCGTTCATCTGAAGAACATAAAGACAGATTGAAAACCGATTCACTTCAG AGGCTTCATGCTACTCACAATCTGATGGAACTTCTAAACGCAAAGCATCCTGGGATTCCTCCAACTCTGAGAGATGACCGTCTGAAGGATGAG GCTGAACAATTGAAACAACATTACATGGCCAAGGTGAACTCGGAGGTGTCTGAAGCCCATCAGAACCTTCAGCCTGTTCTTCAGCACATTAAAGAGCTAAAGCGCAAG GTGAACCTTCGTTCCCCCTGGTGGCTGGATGTCACACAGCAGACCATTCAGCACTCCATTGACGACGACCTCGTGAGTCGGATCCAGAATGAGCTCTCGTGCAGCTATAAACAAGAAGCCAACAAGCTCTCATTGGCTGACAA GTTTCGGGATGCTCGTGGTCTCCAGTTTTTGCTTGGCACTCAAATGGATGATTTGATGAAATCGCAGAAAACTGTTCAGGATGCCGTAAAGAAGCTGGAGGGACCGCCGTCGCAACAAGTCATCGAGGAATCGACTCTCTGCCACCTGCGACCCCTTCGACTGCCACTaaacaa CTGTGTGTTTTGCAAAGCCGATGAGCTTTTTACGGACTACGAGTCAAAGCTGTTCTCTCACAC GGTCAAGGGACAGACGGCCATCTTTGAGGAAATGATTGAAGATGAAGATGGACTGGTGGATGACAGACTTCCCACCACCAGTCGTGGATTATGGGCGGCCAGCGAGACGGAGCGAGCTCTTAAAGCCATTCTGTCATTCGCTAAGATCCGCCGCATGGAGTCTGGCCTTATAGAGGAAGGAAACGCTTTTATGGAGCTCTTCGAGTATTGGAAAAAGGAATATAAG CTGTTGCACGAGTACTGGATGTCTCTGCGAGATCATGTGTCGGCTATAGATGAACTGGGCATGGCCACAGAGCGTCTGCGTGTGCGGTTACCAGATGAACCCAAACCCAAAGTCCTGCATATCATAGAGCCACACGAG GTGGAACAGAACCGAATCAAGCTGATCAATGACAGAGCAGTCGCCAAATCACAACTGCAAAAAAAACTCGGACAGTTTCTGTACCTTACAAACCTGGAGAAG TCCCAGGACAAATCCACAGGCGGTCTAAATCCAGAACCGTGTCCCATCTGCGCTCGCCCCCTGGGCCAGGag TGGGCTGTACTCACCTGTGGACACTGTTTCTGTAACGAATGCATCGCCATCATCGTGGAGCAGTACAGCGTCGGCAACCGACGAAGAGCCATAAAGTGTGCGATATGTCGACAGACCACCTCCCATTCAGAGATCTCTTACGTCTTCACCACCCAAAGTGCCGACGAGGGCAAGGACATCCCAGTGAAG GGTAGCCACTCCACGAAGGTCGAAGCTGTGGTTCGAgtcctaaaaaaaatccagatgacCGACCCGGGAGCAAAGTCTCTGGTGTTCTCCACG TGGCAGGGCGTCTTGGACATCATTGCAAAAGCTCTTTTCGACAACAACATGGAGTTTGCGCAGATCAATGGCATTCACAAATTTC AGGAGAACCTGAGTGCTTTCAAATACGAAGAGAAGATCAACATCCTTCTGCTGCCGCTGCACACGGGTTCAAATGGTCTAAACATCATTGAGGCGACGCATGTGTTGCTGGTGGAACCGATCTTAAACCCCGCCCATGAGCTGCAGGCTATCGGGAGAGTGCATCGGATTGGCCAGACTAA ACGTACATTCGTTCATCGGTTCCTGATTAAGTCCACGATTGAGGAACGCATGCAGGCCATGCTAAAAACAGCAGAAAAGAC TCACAGTTCTGCACCCATGAAACATTCGGAGGCCTCTGTGTTTACCGTGGCAGACCTGGCCGAGCTGTTCACAGAGGACGGTGAAGCTCTTGAGTAA
- the LOC129417146 gene encoding pancreatic secretory granule membrane major glycoprotein GP2 produces the protein MIPVTVLIWCLLSIWTLTSAVQVEDELNETVICTNDQMQVIIPSAFFLNKDPPVYIWDLHLNDPECRGVEVESDFVFSIKTNLTDCGTITVSDDTHIMFTNTIRNNDTDVITRSYINITFGCRYPINYMVQQQNGENLIRVDVRTITLETEDGNFSVSMLLYKDEGFQDKWTTVPSLTLEDNIYVKVHMVPANFFLRVERCWATPTNDPYSNIQYTFIKDSCPVLWNDQTLAVMKNGQGSEAFFRIQMFKFVGRSYTDVFLHCNVQICHNTGGMCQPNCSAEERSIRTRRDVSSSHTVSYGPIRRLEVNTENTSQSSDMPSVETFVLGGLLFILILITGVFGKLWLQSRNTYPAQEAQLTLSNIHHISEVAS, from the exons ATGATACCTGTCACTGTGCTGATCTGGTGTCTGTTGTCGATATGGACACTAACTTCTGCTGTTCAGGTTGAAGATG AACTCAACGAAACTGTCATTTGCACCAATGATCAGATGCAGGTCATCATTCCTAGTGCGTTTTTTCTCAACAAGGACCCACCTgtttat ATCTGGGATCTGCACCTCAATGATCCTGAATGTCGAGGTGTCGAGGTCGAGAGCGACTTCGTCTTCAGTATCAAGACAAACCTAACGGACTGCGGCACTATTACG GTATCAGATGATACTCACATCATGTTCACCAACACAATCCGAAACAATGATACCGATGTCATCACCAGAAGCTACATCAACATCACGTTTGGCTGCCGATACCCAATAAACTACATGGTCCAGCAGCAAAACGGAGAGAATTTGATCCGAGTGGATGTCAG GACGATTACTCTCGAAACCGAAGATGGGAATTTCTCCGTCTCTATGCTGCTGTATAAAGATGAAGGATTTCAAGATAAATGGACCACGGTTCCTTCTCTCACACTTGAGGACAACATCTATGTTAAAGTTCACATG GTTCCAGCGAATTTCTTTTTAAGAGTGGAGAGATGTTGGGCCACACCAACCAATGACCCTTACAGCAACATTCAATACACTTTCATTAAAGACAG TTGTCCGGTCTTGTGGAATGACCAGACACTGGCTGTGATGAAGAACGGTCAAGGATCTGAAGCTTTTTTTAGGATACAGATGTTCAAGTTTGTTGGCAGGTCTTACACAGATGTTTTCCTCCACTGCAACGTCCAGATCTGTCATAACACTGGAGGAATGTGCCAACCT AATTGCTCTGCTGAAGAGAGGTCAATAAGAACACGCAGAGATGTTTCATCATCACACACGGTCTCGTATGGACCAATCAGAAGGCTCGAAGTtaacacagagaacacaagtcAGA GTTCAGATATGCCCTCCGTGGAGACGTTTGTGCTGGGCGGTCTTCTGTTCATCCTCATCCTCATCACAGGAGTTTTTGGGAAACTTTGGTTGCAGAGCAGAAACACGTATCCTGCTCAAGAAGCCCAGCTCACGCTCTCCAACATCCACCATATCTCAGAAGTGGCCAGCTAA